In Hippoglossus stenolepis isolate QCI-W04-F060 chromosome 13, HSTE1.2, whole genome shotgun sequence, a single genomic region encodes these proteins:
- the LOC118119862 gene encoding bromodomain adjacent to zinc finger domain protein 2B isoform X1 translates to MRTQISSDKVQSRDVTELRIVSYNMESGERLSSPSSAPSSLHMASSSASSSPAPPHTPSTKCSPAPNRAGSSPLTTCGPLLQMTGDACLNTYGKSNSFPLVAHPAFGLYASSLGRSEFGGLGSLGLSAFAAHPQFGTFPDWFWPSDAHTRGAAAFFPPLLGLHPVFTSAFKSQDPAHSQSRTSVSVGVNGTVNGRSSSSPTGNSAADASSFPAKVNKDKTKDHTHPKSSQDPGQLYQKSVQKTKEKKPSKRPLETSSMSGSQSGSISDSSSDGEDSSSDADDMEEEEEDEDEDDQSNDSDDSDSETEGQVKQKVKRLTQNTLESKKRRSCTADGNATQDSRRDGVSLTSSHRIQSSPHPAGRPQSAALFLKSSRTAEEDGQKHISVIQATGLAAISSSPFSQSHREVSPLPSRSSPKPISFSNSPKHLPPASPKPFYHSSSPKHISVSSSPKPLALCSPLKPLSLGTSPKPSFLSSLKPHSLSSSPKPPTSLATQKPSHKQRGLMPSSKHTQPVDNPKESSGNPDEISLHFNSFKSRKPVHPKDSLKQPFSLQLSSQNCNDTNLFLNPRPNGAFHSEVQDAPLALITRPRSQSSTLNNKPLVAAISPSCPMPINLSTGNKEPSDSASPLKSMVLPRLSHGSRKTKSPKSVNAGRSLLKTHSSCPQPVELVRSSESDIHSSKDSDSDSLGDDYDEDDEDDLEEEDSGSSLSESESNLESDSDGSEDDMKERAETEADSDAESTPLKPAKAPLSARKSSSSLSANCSLLNLQVITPPSLSSSLLTPNRLSSSGALSNHSTPSSSFTLTTLPGSGKRRRVTDERVLKSPLEFGWQRETRIRSVAGRLQGEVAYFAPCGKKLRQYPDVMKYLVRNGITEISRDNFSFSTKIKVGDFYEAREGPEGPQWFLLAEEEITPSIIAMDGRRSRRLKSEHQPSGDGAGGQQWKNHPLNVGENNFQDVNNAKLLRKLEAQEIARQAAQIKMMRKLEKQAMAQAAKEARRQRAIIAAEERRKKREQMKILKQQEKIKRIQQIRMEKELRAQQILEAKRKKKQEAANARILEAEKRNKDKEMQRLQAVILKHQELERHRLDMERERRRQHMMLMKAVETRKKAEEKERLKKEKKDEKRLNKERKLELRRLELEKAKELKKPNEDMCLADLKCLPELSPIPGLVLPGSTFSDCLMVLQFVHSFGKVLGLDMNLNNLNLSVLQEGLLNTRGSMGKVQDLLVSMVSSAVRDPGIPAGHRSKTCLGEHLTNVAINRDNVSEILQIYMEAHCDQTESAALALSLRTKAFQAHSPSQKASMLAFLVNELCCSKAVISEIDKNIDHMTNLRKDKWAVEGKLRKLRSIHTKRTGKRDSSVGGDDSLTFVIPTARSKCKRKEGDSEEEEEDDDDSEDQVDDDEEEEEDSGGKKGKKAEMCEEEDDSVHTASVEELEKQIEKTYKQQSQIRQKLLHSSHSQRSMMIGQDRYKRRYWVLPECGGIFVEGMESSEGYEELKERQETGQVIRIKEEQLEETKMAVESSPAPSTDRDTATPESQQDKDSLNLFLQKPGSLSKLSKLLEVAKMARFSNINPYNSQNSSSANIPSTASYPSHPSSQTGISHSPPPATTLQGLADETDTSGPYPLCAPQLKGSPWITSSPQSVLQDDQLTKILMEKSSQWFSLLPRSPCDELSATSGSSPPASSSSPHTMSTKSPSSLSPNPPATAGYNAPAGINNMHSPVLQQVKSGIHQSGLTLCDVSSAATSPSLPFPGTSLPPVLDLSSQHAEGSGSRVLLLVNNNTVNKLETPEALCDKPPCALFPAVEAAKTQDYPRPQPIPEEMLHGWWRVSDVQELHSLVKALHSRGIREKVLQKQFQKHMEYMTQLCANSKDAFDVAELEKQEVSEKTVESWCVEEQAMEVDISLLQQVEALERRVVSAGLQIKGWMQPEPQSEREDLVYQEHKLISSPASENKWQRETSPEKLPGSVVRRPYNPLDIAVMRLAELEGNIERSSEEEATPGMRLWHKALGEVRSSAQLSLCIQQLQKSIAWERSIMKVHCHRCQKGDNEELLLLCDGCDKGCHTYCHKPKITTVPDGDWFCPTCVAKESGQSPWSRKQQNRTAGGGKRGSDVKRNSKPSVVGEPIKEEAASSSSSAPKKGTKELKKRKGDDSPPSSQAKLDSPGSCAKKAKLAKDDTYGLEMCRVLLAELEAHQDAWPFLTPVNHKAVPGYKKVIKRPMDFSTIREKLTNNQYLNLETFIIDVNLVFDNCEKYNEDDSEIGRAGHNMRGFFDKRWTELLK, encoded by the exons ATATGGAGTCTGGAGAGCGGCTGTCCTCCCCATCTTCAGCCCCGTCCTCCCTTCACATGGCCTCCTCTTCAGCCAGCTCCTCCCCTGCACCACCCCACACGCCCTCCACCAAATGCAGCCCGGCCCCTAACCGTGCAGGCAGTTCCCCTCTCACCACCTGtg GCCCTTTGCTACAGATGACCGGGGATGCGTGTTTAAATACGTATGGCAAGTCCAACAGCTTTCCCTTAGTCGCTCATCCTGCTTTTGGGCTCTACGCTTCAAGTTTAGGCCGGTCTGAGTTTGGAGGTCTCGGTAGTCTGGGTTTATCTGCCTTCGCTGCTCACCCCCAGTTTGGTACATTTCCAG ACTGGTTTTGGCCATCTGACGCACAtaccagaggagcagcagccttcttccctcctcttctggGTCTGCATCCTGTATTTACATCAGCCTTCAAGAGCCAAGATCCTGCTCACTCCCAGTCCCGTACGTCAG tttctgtaggtgtgaatggaaCAGTGAATGGGCGGAGCAGTTCCTCTCCTACTGGGAACTCTGCTGCGGACGCCAGTTCATTTCCAGCAAAAGTAAACAAGGATAAAACTAAGGACCACACTCATCCAAAGAGCAGTCAGGACCCAGGCCAACTATACCAGAAGAGtgttcagaaaacaaaagaaaag AAACCCAGCAAAAGACCACTAGAGACCTCAAGCATGAGTGGCAGCCAGTCAGGATCCATATCAGATAGCTCCAGTGATGGTGaggacagcagcagtgatgctgatgacatggaggaggaagaggaggatgaagatgaggatgatcAGAGCAACGACAGCGATGACTCTGATTCCGAAACAGAGGGTCAAGTTAAACAGAAAGTCAAG CGGCTGACACAGAACACTTTAGAGAGTAAAAAGAGGAGATCTTGCACTGCTGATGGAAATGCAACTCAAGACAGTCGTCGCGATGGTGTCTCTTTGACTTCTTCACACCGTATCcagtcctctcctcatcctgctGGCAGGCCTCAATCCGCAGCTCTGTTTCTCAAGAGCTCCAGGACTGCGGAGGAGGACGGACAGAAACACATTAGTGTCATTCAGGCCACAGGGCTGGCAGCCATTAGCAGCAGTCCCTTCTCACAGTCCCACAGGGAGGTGTCTCCTCTGCCCTCCAGATCCTCACCCAAACCCATATCCTTCTCCAACTCACCCAAGCACTTGCCTCCTGCTTCACCAAAGCCCTTCTATCATTCGTCCTCACCAAAGCacatctctgtctcctcttcccccAAACCTCTTGCCCTCTGTTCCCCTCTGAAACCCCTGTCTCTGGGCACCTCACCCAAACCTTCATTTCTTTCCTCACTTAAacctcactccctctcctcttcacccAAACCACCCACATCGTTAGCCACACAGAAGCCCTCACATAAACAGAGGGGTTTGATGCCCTCTTCTAAGCACACACAGCCTGTTGATAACCCAAAGGAGAGCAGTGGAAACCCAGATGAAATCTCATTGCACTTCAACAGTTTTAAATCAAGAAAG cCCGTCCATCCCAAGGACTCTTTAAAGCAGCCTTTCTCTCTGCAACTCTCCAGCCAGAACTG CAATGACACCAACCTGTTCCTGAACCCTCGTCCTAATGGAGCGTTCCACAGCGAAGTTCAGGATGCCCCCTTGGCTCTCATCACGAGGCCCCGCAGCCAGAGCAGCACCCTCAACAACAAGCCGCTTGTTGCCGCTATTAGCCCTTCCTGCCCGATGCCCATCAACTTGAGCACTGGCAACAAGGAACCATCAGACTCTGCTTCCCCGCTTAAATCAATGGTCTTGCCACGACTTTCTCACGGATCGAGGAAGACCAAGAGTCCCAAATCTGTAAATGCAGGAAGGAGTCTCCTGAAAACCCACTCATCCTGTCCTCAACCTGTAGAATTGGTCAGAAGCAGTGAGTCTGACATCCACAGCAGCAAGGACTCAGACTCTGACTCTTTAGGAGATGACtacgatgaagatgatgaagatgatctTGAGGAGGAGGATTCTGGTAGTAGTCTATCAG AGTCAGAGAGCAATCTGGAGAGCGACTCTGACGGCTCAGAGGATGACATGAAAGAGCGCGCTGAGACTGAAGCAGATAGCGATGCAGAAAGCACTCCCCTGAAACCAGCGAAAGCGCCGCTGTCAGCTCGCAAGTCGTCCTCGAGCCTCTCAGCCAACTGCTCCCTGCTCAACCTGCAGGTCATCACGCCACCTAGTTTATCCAGTAGTCTGCTCACCCCCAACAGACTGAGCAGCTCAGGAGCTCTGAGCAACCACAGCACCCCGTCCTCATCCTTCACACTTACCACACTGCCAG GatcagggaagaggaggagagtgacagatgagagagttcTGAAGTCACCTCTTGAGTTTGG gtgGCAGAGAGAGACTCGGATCAGGAGTGTGGCAGGTCGACTTCAAGGGGAGGTTGCTTACTTTGCACCATGCGGGAAGAAACTGCGTCAGTATCCTGATGTAATGAAG TACTTAGTGCGGAATGGAATAACTGAAATCTCACGGGATAACTTCAGCTTTAGTACAAAAATTAAAGTTGGTGACTTCTATGAAGCCAGAGAAGGACCAGAG GGTCCACAGTGGTTCTTACTGGCTGAGGAGGAGATCACTCCCAGTATCATAGCGATGGATGGCCGCCGCAGCCGCCGCTTGAAGTCTGAGCACCAGCCATCAGGTGATGGCGCTGGGGGCCAACAATGGAAGAATCATCCTCTAAATGTTGGAGAAAATAACTTCCAAGACGTCAATAATGCCAAGTTGCTCCGCAAACTGGAGGCTCAAG AAATAGCTCGACAGGCAGCTCAGATCAAAATGATGAGAAAACTAGAGAAGCAGGCCATGGCACAAGCAGCCAAGGAGGCAAGGAGGCAACGAG caaTAATTGCTGCTGAGGAGAGGCggaaaaagagagagcagaTGAAGATTCTCAAACAGCAA GAGAAGATCAAGCGCATTCAGCAAATCCGAATGGAGAAAGAACTCCGTGCACAGCAAATTCTTGAG gctaaaagaaagaaaaaacaagaagcagCCAATGCCAGAATATTGGAGGCTGAGAAACGAAACAAG GATAAGGAGATGCAAAGACTGCAAGCTGTTATACTGAAGCACCAG GAGTTGGAGAGGCATAGACTAGATATG gagagagaaagacgcaGGCAGCACATGATGCTCATGAAGGCTGTGGAGACTCGTAAGAAGGCAGAG gagaaagagcgtctgaagaaagagaagaaggatgaGAAACGGTTAAACAAGGAGAGGAAACTCGAGCTCAGACGACTGGAACTGGAAAAAGCAAAGGAGCTAAAGAAGCCAAACGAAGACATGTGTTTAGCAGATCTTAAG tgtCTTCCAGAGTTATCACCCATCCCTGGTCTGGTCTTGCCAGGAAGCACCTTCTCTGACTGCCTGATggtgctgcagtttgtgcaCAGCTTTGGAAAGGTCCTGGGATTAGACATGAATTTAAACAACCTCAACTTAAGTGTCCTTCAAGAGGGTTTACTTAACACCAGGGGCAGTATGGGAAAAGTGCAAGACCTGCTGGTGAGCATGGTTTCTTCAGCCGTGCGTGATCCTGGTATACCTGCAGGTCACAGG agCAAAACCTGCCTAGGGGAACACTTGACTAATGTGGCGATCAACAGAGACAATGTGTCTGAGATCCTGCAGATCTACATGGAGGCTCACTGTGATCAGACAGAGTCAGCTGCTCTGGCCCTCAGTCTCAGGACTAAAGCTTTTCAGGCCCACAGTCCGTCTCAGAAGGCGTCCATGTTGGCGTTCCTTGTTAATGAGCTCTGCTGCAGTAAAGCTGTGATCAG TGAGATCGACAAGAACATAGATCACATGACCAACCTGAGGAAGGATAAGTGGGCTGTAGAGGGAAAGCTCCGCAA ACTGAGGAGCATCCACACCAAGAGGACAGGGAAGAGAGACAGCAGTGTGGGCGGAGATGACAGCCTCACCTTTGTCATCCCCACTGCCAGAAGCAAAtgcaagaggaaagaaggagacagtgaggaagaggaggaagatgatgacgACAGCGAGGACCAAGTAGatgacgatgaggaggaggaagaagattccgggggaaagaaagggaagaaagcagagatgtgtgaggaggag GACGACAGTGTGCACACCGCCagtgtggaggagctggagaaacagATTGAGAAAACATACAAG CAACAGAGTCAGATCAGACAGAAGCTGCTACACTCCTCTCACTCACAGCGCTCCATGATGATTGGACAGGACCGCTACAAGAGGCGTTACTGGGTTCTCCCGGAGTGTGGCGGCATTTTTGTTGAGGGCATGGAGAGCAGTGAAG GTTATGAAGAGTTGAAGGAGAGACAGGAAACGGGTCAGGTGATCAGAATaaaggaggagcagctggaagAGACTAAGATGGCGGTGGAGTCCAGCCCAGCACCGAGCACAGACAGAGATACAGCCACACCAGAGAGCCAGCAGGACAAAGACAGTCTCAATCTCTTCCTCCAGAAACCTGGCTCCTTATCTAAGCTCAGCAAACTCCTCGAAGTGGCCAAAATGGCTCGATTTTCCAACATCAATCCTTACAACAGCCAGAACAGTAGCTCCGCTAATATCCCTTCCACTGCATCTTACCCCTCACATCCGTCCTCTCAGACAGGAATATCCCACAGCCCCCCGCCTGCAACCACTCTGCAGGGACTCGCAGATGAAACAGATACTTCAGGGCCATATCCGCTGTGTGCCCCCCAGCTCAAAGGCAGCCCCTGGATAACCTCCAGCCCCCAGTCTGTCCTTCAGGACGATCAGCTCACTAAGATACTGATGGAGAAGAGCAGCCAGTGGTTTAGCCTCCTGCCCCGCTCTCCTTGTGATGAGCTCTCGGCCACCTCTGGCTCCAGTcccccagcctcctcctcttctccacacACCATGAGCACTaaatccccctcctccctctcccctaaTCCCCCAGCTACAGCCGGCTACAACGCTCCTGCTGGGATCAATAACATGCATTCTCCTGTCCTTCAG CAAGTAAAGTCTGGCATTCATCAGAGCGGACTGACACTGTGTGACGTGTCCAGTGCAGCGACAAGTCCCAGCCTGCCCTTCCCTGGCACTTCTCTACCCCCTGTGCTGGATCTGTCCTCCCAGCATGCGGAGGGTAGTGGGAGCAGGGTCTTACTCCTGGTGAATAACAACACTGTCAACAAGCTTGAGACCCCAGAGGCCCTGTGTGACAAGCCCCCTTGTGCCTTGTTCCCTGCTGTGGAGGCAGCCAAGACCCAGGACTACCCCAGACCTCAGCCTATCCCTGAGG AGATGCTGCATGGTTGGTGGCGAGTGTCAGACGTGCAGGAGCTACACAGTCTGGTGAAGGCGCTCCACAGTCGAGGCATCAGAGAGAAGGTCCTACAGAAACAGTTCCAGAAACATATGGAGTATATGACCCAGCTCTGTGCCAACAGCAAAGATG CGTTTGATGTGGCAGAGctggagaaacaggaagtgagtgagaAAACAGTGGAGAGTTGGTGTGTGGAGGAGCAGGCCATGGAGGTGGACATCAGCCtactgcagcaggtggaggctCTGGAGAGGAGAGTCGTCTCTGCCGGCCTGCAGATCAAG GGCTGGATGCAACCTGAGCCCCAGTCAGAGAGGGAGGATCTGGTCTATCAAGAGCACAAGCTCATCTCGTCTCCAGCTTCCGAGAACAAGTGGCAAAGAGAAACCAGCCCGGAGAAACTCCCTGGCAGTGTGGTGCGTCGGCCTTACAATCCTCTTGATATAGCTGTCATGAGGCTGGCAGAGCTGGAGGGGAACATTGAACGAAG cagtgaggaggaggcgaCTCCTGGGATGAGGTTGTGGCACAAAGCCCTCGGAGAAGTCCGCAGCTCGGCTCAGCTGTCGCTCTGtattcagcagctgcagaaatcCATCGCCTGGGAACGCTCCATCATGAAAGTG caCTGCCACCGTTGTCAAAAGGGGGATAATGAAGAACTGCTCTTACTTTGTGACGGCTGTGATAAAGGCTGCCACACCTACTGCCACAAACCTAAGATCACCACAGTTCCTGACGGCGACTGGTTCTGTCCCACTTGTGTTGCAAAG GAAAGCGGTCAATCCCCCTGGAGTAGGAAGCAACAGAACCGAACAGCtgggggagggaagagaggcaGCGATGTAAAACGAAATAGTAAGCCATCTGTGGTGGGAGAGCCCATCAAAGAGGAggctgccagcagcagcagcagcgcgcCAAAGAAAGGTACCAAGGAgttgaagaagaggaagggagacGACAGTCCGCCCAGCTCCCAGGCCAAGCTTGACAGCCCTGGGTCCTGTgccaaaaaagccaaactggCCAAAGACGACACATATGGGCTGGAAATGTGCCG AGTTCTGCTGGCTGAGCTGGAGGCTCATCAGGACGCGTGGCCCTTTCTCACTCCAGTCAACCACAAAGCTGTACCCGGGTACAAGAAGGTCATCAAGAGGCCCATGGACTTCTCCACCATCAGAGAAAAACTCACCAATAACCA GTACTTAAATTTAGAGACATTCATCATTGACGTCAACCTGGTTTTTGACAACTGTGAGAAATACAATG